Genomic window (Hyphomicrobiales bacterium):
CGCGGGCGGAAACGAGGTCTGACACCCCGGTCGATGCCAGCAGAAGCGCGATCAACGACTCTTCCACGATCAGCCCCCAAGTTCGTGTGCCATCAGCGCAGCCATGGATGCGGCATTTTTCACCGCCAACGACTGTCGCTTGCTCTTTGCGATACGCTTTGCCGTGGCGATGATCTCGCCAGCCAGCTCTCGTCGGCATATCGCAAGCGCGTTCATCTTCTCGGCATCCCATGCCGGCCGCAGGTAAGGCTGCGGCGCCTGTTTCACGGAACCGAACTCCTGCACGATGGCCTTGATTGCGAAGCGCTTCGACTTCGCCTTCTCGGGGCCAACAAATGCCATTGCGAATGTACCGCCACTGGCATTGCGCCTGGCATCGCGCATCGCGGCGAGGGCCTGCCCTTTTGATCCGCCACCTCTCATCACCTCCGCAAACTCGGCGCGGCCCACATTGTTGCCGATCCGCGTTCCAACCTTGATACTGGACCGCAATGCTCCTGTTTCCACGGGAGCATTGGCCTGGGCGGCGTTCGCAATCGGCTGTGCAGCCTTTGCAAGGGTGCGCAGCAAGGTGCGTTTGGCGGCAGCTTTGGACAGCTGCCCGAGAGCGGCATCCAGTTCCTTGAAGCCGGTCGCCCTCATGTAGAGCTTCACGGATGTTCAGCCCTTGCTGTTGCCGTAATCTCGTAGCCTTCCCGGCGGCCAATTTCCTTGACACCGTTCACGTCGAACAGGCGGTCTTCAAACTTGATCCGGTCACGCGGGTCCACCGTGGCGGCCATTGCGGAATGCCGCACCGTGAACCGGTATTTGGAAGTGGCGAGGGTTTCCCCTGCCCGCTGCCGCTCGCCGTCAGAAACCGGAACTGCCCCCGCCCACACAGTCGCCATCGGGTTCCAGGTCGGCAATTCCTCGTTGAAGGAATTGCGCGACACGGATGCCCGGAGGATCGTGATGCGTCGGTCGAGACTGCCCGCTTTCATGGCTCTTACAGCGCCACACCGCTTGAAGTGATGTTCACTTTGAGCACGGTCGTGCTCGTGGCAATGCCAATCACGGACGGATATTCACCGCTGGAGAGATCAGCCACAGCACAGATGCCCCCGGCCGTGTCGCTCAGATAGTAGGCGACACCCGCAGTCAGGACCGCATTGAGGGTGATGTTGCCGGATTTCAAAACCTTGATGGGCTGGCCACTCGCACCGCCGTTGAGGGCAATGCCCTGCGGCGTGCGAATAGCTGCTGTTGCGCCATTGTTGTCAGCAAGCTTCCACGATCCGTCGGACGTGTCCTTGTAGAGCACCTGGCCAGCGGTGGCGGCGGCACCAAGGACACCGGCCTCGGTAATGGCGTCAGCAGCGGCGAGAACGCTGGTGGCGGTGATTGAAATGTCTGCCATATGTCATCTCCTTTGAATCGTCGGTAAATTATCGCAACGTCCGCGCAGGCGGCACCTCACACGAACATGATGCGGTAGGACGAGATCAGCGCCTTCACGCCCAGCGGCAACTCCTCAAAGCCGCCCTCGCCAACCGCTTCGCGGTTTTTATGCCAGTGTGCGGCGAGCAGCTTGATTGCGTGCTTGATGTCGTCGGGAACGCTGGTGGCAGCAGCGCCAAATCCCGCCTTCCAGGTGACGGTGACGGCATCGGGCCGTGTTGCCGTGGCGGGCCAGCTTTCGCCCGCCTTCAACGCCACGAAGGGCCCGGCATAATCGGTGTAGCCGTCGTAGATGCCGGCATCGGCTGTCTGGGATGCACCGTCTGCGTCGTAATAGGTGATGCTCTCGATAGAGATCAGGTCGCCCCGCGCCAGCTGCAGTACGCCACAGCACTCATCGAAGCTCTGCACCATTGTCTGGGATACAAAAGCGCGGCCCGAGATCTGTTCAAGATGCGTGATTGCTGCCTTGAGCAGCGTCTCCAGGTAGCCGTCTTCTTCATCCCAGTCAAAGCGGGTCTGGGACTTGAGTTCAGCGACCGTGACGGCCAGCACCGTCGGGGGCGCCGTGATCCTTGCGCGCAGCGTCATGGTCTCACCCGATCTTCGACAGCAGCGGATAGAGATCGCAGGTCACGACGCTGCCGTCGGCATTGCGGAGCGTGAGCAGGCCCTCCTCCGAGACGTTCATCGCCACGATGGCGGGACCGGGGTCACCACGTTCCCCACGCTCCCCTTGTGGGCCGGGCTGGCCGCGCTTTCCCTGCGCCACCATGAGCTGCCATCCCGGACCCGGACATGGGCCCGGATCATCCCTGAGGGCAACAAAGGAGGCACCGTTGAGCGCGACGACATCGAGCGCCGCATAGATCGCATCAGCCGCATGGGTGCCACAGAACCGCGTGGCACGGCCATCGGCACCGTCCCGTCCGGCCGCCGCCAGCACCTGCCAGTCGTCATGCGGCGGCGCCTTGCCGGTGTCGTGCCGCGCCTGGAAGGTCGCACCCTCGAAGGTGACGACAGCCCCGGCATAATGGACGCCATCAGCCCAAACCTTGACCTGGGGCAACAGGCCGGCAGGCCCTTGCGGACCCGTCTCGCCCTTTTCACCTGGCGGCCCGGCAAGGCCGGGCTCACCCCGCACCCCCGGCAATCCCTGATCTCCGGTGACTCCCGGAAGTCCCTGTTCTCCCCGTTCGCCGGCGGCACCGGGCGCACCATCCGTGCCGTCGCGCAGCGCGGCACAGCGGGCGTTGATCCCGTCGATGGCCTGGTTGAATTCTGCCGCCTTGCCATCGTGCCACGCCTGGAGAAGTGTCCGGTCGGCCAGCATCTCGTGGCGCATGGCCACGATCGCCTTGGCAATCCGGTCGGCGGCGGCGTCAATGAAGGCTTTGAGCGTGTTTTGCTGTGAGCTCATCGATCTGCTTTCCGAAGTCGTCGAAGCTGCGCCCCGATGTGTCGTCCGCATTGCCGTCCGGCGTGTCCGCACCGTCGCCGGTGCCGTCCCCCTCGCCCGCAGGATCCGCTGCGGGGGGCGGCGGCAGGGCCTTGGCGGGATCGGGCGGCTTGAGGTCTGTTCCGTAACTCAGTGGCACCACCTGCTGCTGCACGCGCGGCATGCGGCCATGGCCCCCTTCGACGGCGGCGAGGTCTTCCTTCTCGCGCGCTTCGTCGGGGGAAAAGATGCCGGTGATCACGGCCCGCGACAGGCCTTCCATGCGCTCACGGAAGGCGCTGCGCTGCAGGGCCGCGGTGTCGAGTTCGAGGTATTCGCTGGGAAGGCCCCTCAGCCGGAAGAGCTGGCCGAAGGCCTCCTCGATGTGGTTGAGGCAGAAGCCGAGGCCCGACGCGATCCACGACTGCATCAGCAGTTCGGTCGAAGCGAAGGACGTGCCGCCCAGCCCCAGCACCTGCAGCGGCATGCGGAAGGCGAGGGCCACACTCTGGTCGCTGAGCTTCAGCAGTTCCGCCAGCTGCGAGTCGGACGCCTTCATGGTCTGCGGAACGGCCTTGAGGCCCCAGGCGAGGATCGGCGTGCCGCCGGCATTCTCGCCCTTGGTCTGTTCATCCCAGCGGGTGCGAAGTTCCCTGGCCTGCTCCGGCGTGAGCTGCTGGTCGGTTTCGAGGGTGAAGGAGGGCCGCGCCTGGTTGAGATAGAAGGCGACCTGCTGGTTGAGGGCGGCACCGGCCAGGGCGCGGTCGAGCACCGTGGCGAGGATCGGGCTTTCACCCTTCAGCGGATTGCGCGGCGTGTGCAGGCGCACATGCAGCACATCGCGGGCCGGGACCGGGGCGGAAAGGTCGAAACGGTATTCGGCCACCTCGTTGCCCGACAGGCGGTAGAAGATCGAGCCATCCGAGGCGGCGATAAAGGGCGCGCCGTGGCGCATGAGGTGCAGCTCGTCCACCTCGCCACGGCCGTTGCGGATGGCAACGGCGAAGGCTTCGCCGTCCTCGTAGAGGCGGCGGGTGAGGTTCAGCAGCAGGTCGGAAATTGTCTGGTAATCGTTGGGGCGCTGCAGGATGCGCGACAGGTCGGAATTCTCGACGCGCTCGCGGCCGCCATTTTCAAGTTTGCGCCAGTGCGTGCCGGGGCACATGGCCACCGTCTGGGCATAGGCCGAGACACAGGCCTCGACCATGGCGGTGCTCTCGCCATAGGGGTTCAGCGAATAGCCCATCTGCCACCAGTTCATGAAGCGGCCGGCGGAGGCCGAGAGGAATCCGCCCGTGAGGGCATAGGGCCCCGGACGGTATTGTCCCTCGGACACCGAACGCTTCAGCCAGGACGGCACAAGGCGGGAGAGCACATTGGCCACGGCGTCAGGCCTTCCTGGTCTTGTAGCCGCGCTTGGTATCTTCCGGCTTCAGCTCGCGGCCCTTGCTGGAAGGTGAAGGTGAGGCTGTGCGGGCGGCCTCCATCTCGTGCGCGTCCATGCCGCGCGAGCGCGGCACCTGGCCACGCATGGCGACGGCGGAACCGCTGGCATGGCGCAGCACGCCATCATCGCCCGTTGCGCATTCATTGGGATCGACAGGCGTGCCGTCGTCCAGGACATACCAAGTTTCACGCATGGGCGGGATCTCCGGTTGAAGGAACAGGGCGGCACGGCAACGGTGCCGCCCTGCGCGAGGTCAGGCGTCAGTCTTCGACGAGGATGTGGAATGCGCCGGTCTTGGCGTTGCCCCCCGATGCGATCGCAATCTTCACGCGGTCTCGGCCGAGGGCGATCTTGTCGTTCACGGCAACGCCGCCCGAGGCATAGAGCGCTGCAACGCCGGCATTGGAATGGGTGGCGCCGCGCGGGAAGCAGGCCTTGGCGGCGTTGACATTGGCTTCCGTCCAGATGGTCTCGGCCGTTGCTTCCGCAGTGATGGTGAAGTCGACACCATCGGTGAAGTCGGTCTTGACGTAGTGGATGGCGTGGATCTTGCCCGAGATGTAGGGCGAGTAAGCCGTGGCCGAGCCGTCCGAGGCCGTGGTCACGGAGACAACGTGTCTGCGCATGGTCATGGTGTGTGGTCCCTGGAAATGGGTTGCGGGTTTCATGGGTGGAAGATGTGGGGGATGGAGGGCCGCCCGTCAGGCCGCCCTCCGGCTGGTTACCAGGTGGTGGTGTCGATCCACTGCACCATGCCGGTGCGGCGCATCTTCCAGCTGATGTCCATGAGCATGCGGATGCCCACGCTGTTGGTCTGCCACAGGCTGCGCA
Coding sequences:
- a CDS encoding HK97 gp10 family phage protein — its product is MKLYMRATGFKELDAALGQLSKAAAKRTLLRTLAKAAQPIANAAQANAPVETGALRSSIKVGTRIGNNVGRAEFAEVMRGGGSKGQALAAMRDARRNASGGTFAMAFVGPEKAKSKRFAIKAIVQEFGSVKQAPQPYLRPAWDAEKMNALAICRRELAGEIIATAKRIAKSKRQSLAVKNAASMAALMAHELGG
- a CDS encoding phage head closure protein, whose translation is MSRNSFNEELPTWNPMATVWAGAVPVSDGERQRAGETLATSKYRFTVRHSAMAATVDPRDRIKFEDRLFDVNGVKEIGRREGYEITATARAEHP
- a CDS encoding phage head-tail connector protein, with translation MTLRARITAPPTVLAVTVAELKSQTRFDWDEEDGYLETLLKAAITHLEQISGRAFVSQTMVQSFDECCGVLQLARGDLISIESITYYDADGASQTADAGIYDGYTDYAGPFVALKAGESWPATATRPDAVTVTWKAGFGAAATSVPDDIKHAIKLLAAHWHKNREAVGEGGFEELPLGVKALISSYRIMFV
- a CDS encoding collagen-like protein; the protein is MRTTHRGAASTTSESRSMSSQQNTLKAFIDAAADRIAKAIVAMRHEMLADRTLLQAWHDGKAAEFNQAIDGINARCAALRDGTDGAPGAAGERGEQGLPGVTGDQGLPGVRGEPGLAGPPGEKGETGPQGPAGLLPQVKVWADGVHYAGAVVTFEGATFQARHDTGKAPPHDDWQVLAAAGRDGADGRATRFCGTHAADAIYAALDVVALNGASFVALRDDPGPCPGPGWQLMVAQGKRGQPGPQGERGERGDPGPAIVAMNVSEEGLLTLRNADGSVVTCDLYPLLSKIG
- a CDS encoding phage portal protein, translated to MANVLSRLVPSWLKRSVSEGQYRPGPYALTGGFLSASAGRFMNWWQMGYSLNPYGESTAMVEACVSAYAQTVAMCPGTHWRKLENGGRERVENSDLSRILQRPNDYQTISDLLLNLTRRLYEDGEAFAVAIRNGRGEVDELHLMRHGAPFIAASDGSIFYRLSGNEVAEYRFDLSAPVPARDVLHVRLHTPRNPLKGESPILATVLDRALAGAALNQQVAFYLNQARPSFTLETDQQLTPEQARELRTRWDEQTKGENAGGTPILAWGLKAVPQTMKASDSQLAELLKLSDQSVALAFRMPLQVLGLGGTSFASTELLMQSWIASGLGFCLNHIEEAFGQLFRLRGLPSEYLELDTAALQRSAFRERMEGLSRAVITGIFSPDEAREKEDLAAVEGGHGRMPRVQQQVVPLSYGTDLKPPDPAKALPPPPAADPAGEGDGTGDGADTPDGNADDTSGRSFDDFGKQIDELTAKHAQSLH